The following coding sequences are from one Pseudonocardia sp. HH130630-07 window:
- a CDS encoding winged helix DNA-binding domain-containing protein, with translation MTRHVSDAERRYRLTLRHRLVPSTRTDDVVAIADDLVALHSTDPVTVYLSAAARMVHPRTGAVDEALYTDRTLLRHHAMRRTLWVFGRRHAALAHHGATRGVAAVQLRDLMRQLAAAGVADPPGWYAGAAREVLGLLAERGPTTAREVGTALPHIAGLRVPIQGGEHPAHTRVLLVLGFEGRVLRARPTGTWINGQYRWAAAERWLGGGGGAPGDLGGPADPRAAAAGLARAYLRAFGPVTREDLRWWAGWTVATTRAALADTGAVEVTLDDGGTGHLLPGDLDPVPDPGPSVALLPGLDPTTMGWKVRHHHLDPGAAARLFDRNGNGGPAIWVDGRSVGSWVQRPDGAIATRLFTDVGREAGQAVAEAAERHRLLLGDVRFSVRYPAPVQRELLDAPLTPGPAAGPAPGPAR, from the coding sequence GTGACCCGCCACGTGAGCGACGCCGAGCGCCGGTACCGGCTGACACTCCGGCACCGGCTCGTGCCGTCCACCCGCACCGACGACGTCGTGGCGATCGCCGACGACCTGGTGGCGCTGCACTCGACGGACCCGGTCACCGTCTACCTGTCCGCCGCCGCCCGGATGGTTCACCCGCGGACCGGGGCGGTCGACGAGGCGCTCTACACCGACCGCACGCTGCTGCGCCACCACGCGATGCGCCGCACCCTGTGGGTGTTCGGCCGCCGGCACGCCGCGCTCGCCCACCACGGCGCGACCCGCGGCGTCGCCGCGGTGCAGCTCCGCGACCTGATGCGCCAGCTCGCCGCCGCCGGGGTGGCCGATCCACCCGGCTGGTACGCCGGAGCGGCCCGTGAGGTGCTGGGGCTGCTCGCCGAGCGGGGCCCGACCACGGCCCGCGAGGTCGGTACCGCGCTACCGCACATCGCCGGGCTGCGGGTCCCGATCCAGGGCGGCGAGCATCCGGCGCACACCCGGGTGCTGCTGGTGCTCGGCTTCGAGGGCCGGGTGCTGCGGGCGCGGCCGACCGGGACCTGGATCAACGGCCAGTACCGGTGGGCCGCCGCGGAACGCTGGCTCGGCGGCGGGGGTGGTGCCCCCGGCGACCTCGGCGGGCCCGCCGATCCCCGGGCCGCCGCGGCCGGGCTCGCCCGTGCCTACCTGCGCGCCTTCGGGCCGGTGACCCGTGAGGACCTGCGCTGGTGGGCCGGCTGGACGGTGGCCACGACCCGGGCCGCGCTCGCCGACACCGGGGCCGTCGAGGTCACCCTCGACGACGGCGGCACCGGCCACCTCCTTCCCGGCGACCTGGACCCGGTGCCGGACCCGGGCCCGTCGGTGGCGCTGCTGCCCGGCCTGGACCCGACGACGATGGGCTGGAAGGTCCGCCACCACCACCTCGATCCCGGCGCGGCGGCCCGGCTGTTCGACCGCAACGGCAACGGCGGCCCGGCGATCTGGGTGGACGGCCGGAGCGTCGGGTCCTGGGTGCAGCGACCGGACGGCGCGATCGCGACCCGGCTGTTCACCGACGTCGGGCGGGAGGCCGGCCAGGCCGTGGCGGAGGCCGCCGAGCGGCACCGGCTGCTGCTCGGCGACGTCCGGTTCTCGGTCCGCTATCCGGCCCCCGTCCAGCGCGAACTGCTGGACGCACCGCTCACACCGGGTCCGGCTGCAGGTCCAGCCCCAGGTCCAGCGCGGTGA
- the nadC gene encoding carboxylating nicotinate-nucleotide diphosphorylase has protein sequence MTARVAAGVGGASAIGTPDPDDFARVVRTALAEDLRYGPDATTAATVPADAVATAAFTPRADGVLAGVPAALAVLDAVFGTGPARTVLSAAADGDRLVAGTPALVVRGPVRGLLTAERTALNLLCHLSGIATATRAWADAVDGTGAGIRDTRKTLPGLRLLEKYAVRCGGGVNHRLGLGDAVLVKDNHVAAAGSVAAALRAARAAAPELPCEVEVDSLEQLDEVLDLSAELVLLDNFGPAATAEAVRRRDAAAAASGHRALLESSGGLTLGSARSYAVTGVDFLAVGGLTHSVTALDLGLDLQPDPV, from the coding sequence GTGACGGCGCGGGTGGCCGCCGGTGTCGGCGGGGCCAGCGCGATCGGCACCCCGGACCCGGACGATTTCGCCCGGGTGGTGCGCACGGCACTGGCCGAGGACCTCCGGTACGGCCCGGACGCGACGACGGCCGCGACGGTCCCGGCGGACGCGGTGGCGACCGCGGCGTTCACCCCGCGGGCGGACGGGGTGCTCGCCGGGGTCCCGGCCGCCCTCGCCGTGCTGGACGCGGTGTTCGGCACCGGTCCCGCGCGCACCGTCCTGTCGGCCGCGGCGGACGGGGACCGGCTGGTCGCCGGGACCCCGGCGCTCGTGGTGCGGGGCCCGGTCCGGGGTCTGCTCACCGCCGAGCGCACGGCGCTGAACCTGCTCTGCCACCTGTCCGGGATCGCGACCGCCACCCGGGCCTGGGCGGACGCCGTCGACGGCACCGGCGCGGGGATCCGTGACACCCGCAAGACGCTGCCCGGTCTGCGCCTGCTGGAGAAGTACGCGGTGCGCTGCGGGGGCGGGGTGAACCACCGGCTCGGCCTGGGCGACGCGGTGCTGGTCAAGGACAACCACGTCGCCGCGGCCGGCTCGGTCGCCGCGGCGCTGCGGGCCGCCAGGGCGGCGGCACCGGAGCTGCCGTGCGAGGTCGAGGTCGACTCGCTGGAGCAGCTCGACGAGGTCCTCGACCTGTCCGCCGAGCTGGTGCTGCTCGACAACTTCGGCCCGGCCGCGACCGCGGAGGCGGTCCGCCGCCGGGACGCGGCCGCTGCCGCGAGCGGGCACCGGGCGCTGCTGGAGTCCTCCGGCGGGCTGACGCTCGGTTCGGCCCGGTCCTACGCGGTGACCGGTGTCGACTTCCTCGCCGTCGGCGGGCTGACCCACTCGGTCACCGCGCTGGACCTGGGGCTGGACCTGCAGCCGGACCCGGTGTGA
- the nadA gene encoding quinolinate synthase NadA: MVPTLTAPEHTTVDPGWADEVRTLAHRRDAVLLAHNYQRPEIQDVADHVGDSLALSRIAAASDASTIVFCGVHFMAETAKILAPDKTVLIPDAAAGCSLADSITAEQLRDWKAEHPGAVVVSYVNTTAAVKAETDVCCTSSNAVEVVAAIPREREVLFLPDQFLGAHVRRVLDRADMHVWAGECHVHAGINGKQLADQARAHPEADLFVHPECGCATSALYLAGTGAVPEDQVKILSTGGMIEAARATGATEVLVATEVGMLHQLRRAAPEIDFRAVNDRASCGYMKMITPEALLRSVRDGTDEVHVDPELAARGRAAVQRMIEIGNPGGGE; the protein is encoded by the coding sequence ATGGTTCCGACGCTGACGGCACCCGAGCACACCACCGTCGACCCCGGATGGGCGGACGAGGTGCGCACGCTGGCCCACCGGCGGGACGCGGTCCTGCTCGCGCACAACTACCAGCGGCCGGAGATCCAGGACGTCGCCGATCACGTGGGTGACTCGCTGGCGCTGTCCCGGATCGCGGCGGCCTCGGACGCGTCGACGATCGTCTTCTGCGGGGTCCACTTCATGGCGGAGACGGCGAAGATCCTCGCGCCGGACAAGACCGTGCTGATCCCGGACGCAGCGGCCGGTTGCTCGCTCGCCGACTCGATCACCGCCGAGCAGCTGCGCGACTGGAAGGCCGAGCACCCGGGCGCCGTCGTCGTGTCCTACGTCAACACGACCGCCGCGGTGAAGGCCGAGACCGACGTGTGCTGCACCTCGTCCAACGCGGTCGAGGTCGTCGCCGCGATCCCGCGTGAGCGCGAGGTGCTGTTCCTGCCCGACCAGTTCCTCGGCGCGCACGTGCGCCGTGTCCTGGACCGGGCGGACATGCACGTGTGGGCGGGGGAGTGCCACGTGCACGCGGGCATCAACGGCAAGCAGCTCGCCGACCAGGCGCGGGCGCACCCGGAGGCGGACCTGTTCGTGCACCCCGAGTGCGGCTGCGCGACGTCGGCGCTCTACCTCGCCGGCACCGGTGCGGTGCCCGAGGACCAGGTCAAGATCCTCTCCACCGGCGGCATGATCGAGGCGGCCCGGGCCACCGGAGCGACCGAGGTGCTGGTCGCGACCGAGGTCGGCATGCTGCACCAGCTCCGCCGGGCCGCCCCCGAGATCGACTTCCGGGCGGTCAACGACCGGGCCTCCTGCGGCTACATGAAGATGATCACCCCCGAGGCGCTGCTCCGGTCCGTGCGCGACGGCACCGACGAGGTCCACGTGGACCCGGAGCTCGCCGCCCGCGGGCGGGCCGCGGTGCAGCGCATGATCGAGATCGGGAACCCGGGGGGCGGGGAGTGA
- a CDS encoding NUDIX hydrolase — MTSLPVLHEVLAAVLGIRGGRLCVLLWQRALPPAAGRWALPGGRLAGNEDVETSVRRQLAEKVDVREIAHVEQLSVFSDPARTPGPRTIATAFLGLVPSDADPALPADTAWHEIDALPVTAFDHAGIVDAARDRLRAKLSYTNLGFALAPAEFTISALREHYVAALGHEVAATNLQRVLTRRDLLVPTGETAAPGRAGGRPAAVFRFTERSLLVTDAFAALRPPLRPRPGGAP, encoded by the coding sequence GTGACGAGCCTCCCGGTCCTGCACGAGGTCCTCGCGGCCGTGCTCGGGATCCGGGGCGGGCGGTTGTGCGTCCTGCTCTGGCAGCGTGCGCTGCCTCCCGCGGCCGGGCGGTGGGCGCTGCCCGGCGGCCGGCTCGCCGGGAACGAGGACGTCGAGACCTCGGTGCGCCGCCAGCTCGCCGAGAAGGTCGACGTCCGCGAGATCGCGCACGTCGAGCAGCTGTCGGTGTTCTCCGACCCGGCACGCACCCCGGGCCCGCGGACGATCGCGACCGCGTTCCTCGGGCTCGTCCCGTCCGACGCCGACCCCGCGCTGCCGGCCGACACGGCGTGGCACGAGATCGACGCGCTCCCGGTCACCGCCTTCGACCACGCCGGCATCGTCGACGCCGCCCGGGACCGGCTGCGGGCCAAGCTGTCCTACACCAACCTCGGGTTCGCCCTGGCCCCGGCGGAGTTCACGATTTCGGCGCTGCGCGAGCACTACGTCGCGGCGCTCGGGCACGAGGTCGCGGCGACCAACCTGCAACGGGTGCTGACCCGGCGGGACCTGCTCGTCCCGACCGGCGAGACCGCGGCGCCGGGGCGCGCCGGTGGACGGCCGGCGGCGGTGTTCCGGTTCACCGAGCGGTCCCTGCTGGTGACCGACGCGTTCGCGGCCCTGCGACCCCCTCTCCGCCCGCGACCGGGCGGTGCGCCGTGA
- a CDS encoding LON peptidase substrate-binding domain-containing protein: MSVTIPLFPLGTVLMPGAPLPLHIFEPRYRQLTVDLITGAVPDKEFGVVAVREGHHPDRNGMAGMHAVGCTAVVLDARRLPDGRYDVVTRGARRFRLLDVDPGARQYLCGDVEYLPDDGPVDDPRLVRMLESAARAAHRGYCRTAWRTGDWSEPADETPTGELAHLLAGDCLLPLTDRQDLLQETDPVQRLREIRRLMARETGLLSRLRAVPAGPGTFGEEQSPN, translated from the coding sequence GTGTCCGTGACGATTCCGCTGTTCCCGCTGGGAACGGTGTTGATGCCGGGCGCCCCGCTCCCGTTGCACATCTTCGAGCCGCGCTACCGGCAGCTGACCGTCGATCTGATCACCGGGGCGGTGCCGGACAAGGAGTTCGGGGTCGTCGCGGTGCGCGAGGGACACCATCCGGACCGGAACGGGATGGCCGGGATGCACGCCGTCGGCTGCACCGCGGTGGTGCTCGACGCGCGGCGCCTGCCGGACGGCCGCTACGACGTCGTCACCCGCGGCGCGCGGCGGTTCCGGCTGCTCGATGTCGACCCGGGCGCCCGGCAGTACCTGTGCGGTGACGTCGAGTACCTGCCCGACGACGGGCCAGTGGACGACCCGCGCCTGGTCCGGATGCTGGAGAGCGCCGCACGGGCCGCACACCGCGGCTACTGCCGCACGGCGTGGCGGACCGGGGACTGGTCCGAGCCCGCCGACGAGACGCCCACCGGCGAGCTGGCCCACCTGCTCGCCGGTGACTGCCTGCTCCCGCTCACCGACCGCCAGGACCTGCTCCAGGAGACGGATCCGGTGCAGCGGCTGCGCGAGATCCGGCGGCTGATGGCCCGCGAGACCGGGCTGCTCTCCCGGCTGCGCGCGGTCCCGGCCGGCCCGGGCACGTTCGGCGAGGAGCAGAGCCCGAACTGA
- a CDS encoding ABC-F family ATP-binding cassette domain-containing protein, which translates to MPSATDLQALTATGLVHTFPARAGRPPVLDGVDLVAAPGTRIGLIGENGSGKSTLLRLLAGVDTPDSGAVSAPADLVYLPQEPEIGPHGTVGELLDAALRPLHDAVAELERLATELASYPDGPAAAEYDRTLAWAVAHDAWDADRRAEVTAGTLGVADLDRDRRVATLSGGQRTRLAMAAALVRRPAVLLLDEPTNHLDDSALDLLERSLTELPGVVVAASHDRTFLDRVCTELLDLDAGVLGTDGHGGRRFGGTFTEYLDAQAASRARWEERFAAEQEEIDRLRERTRIGTSAIAPGRGPRDNDKFITKFKGANVERTRARRVNDARRRLETAEREALPKPPRPLRFAGRLTGAGTGALAVQLRDLRVEGRLALDVLDLPVGEKLLVTGPNGSGKSTLLAVLHGDLAPAAGSVDVRARRVGLLAQDPEIGPADRTARDAYVALLGPDLAERVPLGELGLLHPREHGTAVGALSLGQRRRLALAAAVADAPDLLLLDEPTNHVSLRLAGELEEALGSAPGTVVVTSHDRWLRARWSGPRLALGAE; encoded by the coding sequence ATGCCCTCTGCCACGGATCTGCAGGCCCTCACCGCGACCGGTCTGGTCCACACCTTCCCCGCCCGCGCCGGTCGCCCGCCCGTGCTCGACGGCGTCGATCTCGTCGCCGCTCCCGGCACCCGGATCGGGCTGATCGGTGAGAACGGCAGCGGGAAGTCGACGTTGCTGCGGCTCCTCGCCGGGGTCGACACCCCGGACTCCGGCGCGGTCAGCGCCCCCGCCGACCTGGTGTACCTGCCACAGGAGCCGGAGATCGGGCCGCACGGCACCGTCGGGGAGCTGCTCGACGCCGCGCTGCGTCCCCTGCACGACGCGGTCGCCGAACTGGAACGGCTGGCCACCGAGCTGGCGTCGTACCCCGACGGCCCCGCCGCCGCGGAGTACGACCGGACGCTGGCCTGGGCCGTGGCGCACGACGCCTGGGACGCCGACCGCCGGGCCGAGGTCACCGCCGGCACCCTCGGCGTCGCGGACCTGGACCGTGACCGGCGGGTCGCCACGCTGTCCGGCGGGCAGCGGACCCGGCTGGCGATGGCGGCGGCGCTGGTCCGCCGGCCGGCCGTGCTGCTGCTCGACGAACCGACCAACCACCTCGACGACTCCGCGCTCGACCTGCTGGAACGCTCGCTGACGGAGCTGCCGGGCGTCGTCGTCGCGGCCAGCCACGACCGCACCTTCCTCGACCGGGTGTGCACCGAGCTGCTCGATCTCGACGCCGGCGTGCTCGGCACCGACGGCCACGGCGGCCGCCGGTTCGGCGGGACGTTCACCGAGTACCTCGACGCGCAGGCGGCGAGCCGGGCGCGCTGGGAGGAGCGGTTCGCCGCCGAGCAGGAGGAGATCGACCGGCTCCGTGAGCGGACCCGCATCGGTACCTCCGCGATCGCGCCCGGCCGCGGCCCGCGTGACAACGACAAGTTCATCACCAAGTTCAAGGGGGCGAACGTCGAGCGCACCCGGGCCCGCCGGGTCAACGACGCCCGGCGCCGGCTGGAGACCGCCGAGCGCGAGGCGCTGCCGAAGCCGCCGCGTCCGCTCCGGTTCGCCGGGCGGCTCACCGGCGCCGGCACCGGCGCGCTGGCGGTGCAGCTGCGTGACCTGCGGGTGGAAGGTCGGCTCGCACTCGACGTCCTCGACCTGCCGGTGGGAGAGAAGCTGCTGGTCACCGGTCCGAACGGGTCGGGGAAGTCGACGTTGCTGGCGGTCCTGCACGGTGACCTCGCTCCGGCCGCGGGCAGTGTCGATGTCCGGGCCCGGCGGGTGGGGCTGCTCGCCCAGGACCCGGAGATCGGGCCGGCCGACCGGACCGCGCGGGACGCCTACGTCGCGTTGCTCGGCCCGGACCTCGCCGAGCGCGTCCCGCTCGGCGAGCTGGGACTGCTGCACCCGCGCGAGCACGGGACCGCGGTCGGGGCGCTCTCGCTGGGGCAGCGCCGCCGGCTCGCGCTCGCGGCGGCCGTGGCGGACGCGCCGGACCTGCTGCTGCTCGACGAGCCGACCAACCACGTCTCGCTGCGGCTGGCCGGCGAGCTGGAGGAGGCGCTGGGCTCGGCGCCGGGGACCGTCGTCGTCACCTCGCACGACCGGTGGCTGCGGGCGCGGTGGTCCGGGCCGCGGCTAGCGCTCGGTGCGGAGTAG
- a CDS encoding type II toxin-antitoxin system PemK/MazF family toxin, with product MAINWGSVVRTAVKVATRLLKDSQRGSGGAPRPGAGPARVRTAATGDRAREVVYAPERDGAADPGEIVWTWVPYEEDPKQGKDRPLLVVGRSGGDLLGLMLSSQDRRAHDPEWVGIGSGAWDREGRDSYIRLDRVLEVEEHGIRREGAILDRDRFDRVAEQLRSRYGWH from the coding sequence ATGGCGATCAACTGGGGCTCGGTGGTGCGCACCGCCGTGAAGGTGGCGACCAGGCTGCTGAAGGACTCGCAGCGGGGATCCGGCGGCGCTCCGCGCCCGGGGGCCGGCCCGGCCCGGGTCCGCACCGCGGCGACCGGGGACCGGGCCCGCGAGGTCGTCTACGCCCCGGAGCGGGACGGCGCCGCGGACCCGGGCGAGATCGTCTGGACCTGGGTGCCCTACGAGGAGGACCCGAAGCAGGGCAAGGACCGCCCGCTGCTGGTCGTCGGCCGCTCCGGCGGCGATCTGCTCGGTCTCATGCTGTCCAGCCAGGACCGGCGCGCGCACGACCCGGAATGGGTCGGGATCGGCTCCGGGGCCTGGGACCGGGAGGGCCGCGACTCCTACATCCGCCTGGACCGGGTGCTGGAGGTCGAGGAGCACGGCATCCGCCGCGAGGGCGCGATCCTCGACCGGGACCGCTTCGACCGGGTCGCCGAGCAGCTGCGGTCCCGGTACGGCTGGCACTGA
- a CDS encoding zinc-dependent alcohol dehydrogenase family protein encodes MKATLIHGTHDVRVSGDVPDPRLREDTDAIVRVLRSCICGSDLWPYNSAEDSPEGERIGHEFLGVVEEVGSGVRTIEKGRLVVAPFVWADNTCDFCRKGRQTSCRHGGGWGADGTDGGQGEAVRVPFADGTLVPMPGEPDDALLASMLTLSDVFSTGHHAAVSARVARGDTVAVIGDGAVGLSAVLAAKRLGAERILLLGRHTDRTDLGREFGATDVVPERGDEGIARVRELTGGDGVDAALECVGFTEAVRTAVEITRDGCLVGRVGVSQYTDIPLGKDAFMRNVGVHGGVAPARAYIEELLPDVLDGTIQPGKVFDRTIGLDEVPDGYRAMNDREALKVLIRP; translated from the coding sequence ATGAAGGCCACCCTGATCCACGGCACGCACGACGTCCGCGTCTCCGGCGACGTGCCGGACCCCCGGCTGCGCGAGGACACCGACGCGATCGTCCGCGTGCTCCGCTCCTGCATCTGCGGCAGCGACCTGTGGCCGTACAACTCGGCCGAGGACTCCCCCGAGGGCGAGCGGATCGGCCACGAGTTCCTCGGTGTCGTCGAGGAGGTCGGCTCCGGGGTACGCACCATCGAGAAGGGGCGGCTGGTCGTCGCCCCGTTCGTGTGGGCCGACAACACCTGCGACTTCTGCCGCAAGGGCCGGCAGACCTCCTGCCGGCACGGCGGCGGCTGGGGCGCCGACGGCACCGACGGCGGCCAGGGCGAGGCGGTCCGGGTGCCGTTCGCCGACGGCACGCTCGTCCCGATGCCCGGCGAACCCGACGACGCGCTCCTCGCCTCGATGCTGACCCTGTCCGACGTGTTCTCCACCGGTCACCACGCCGCCGTCTCGGCCCGGGTCGCCCGCGGGGACACCGTCGCCGTCATCGGCGACGGTGCCGTGGGCCTGTCCGCGGTGCTGGCCGCGAAGCGGCTCGGCGCGGAGCGGATCCTGCTGCTGGGCCGGCACACCGACCGCACCGACCTCGGCCGCGAGTTCGGGGCGACCGACGTGGTGCCCGAACGCGGCGACGAGGGCATCGCCCGGGTGCGTGAGCTGACCGGCGGCGACGGTGTCGACGCCGCCCTGGAGTGCGTCGGGTTCACCGAGGCGGTCCGCACCGCCGTCGAGATCACCAGGGACGGCTGCCTGGTCGGCCGGGTCGGCGTCTCGCAGTACACCGACATCCCGCTCGGCAAGGACGCGTTCATGCGCAACGTCGGCGTGCACGGCGGTGTCGCACCGGCCAGGGCCTACATCGAGGAACTGCTGCCCGACGTCCTGGACGGCACGATCCAGCCGGGGAAGGTCTTCGACCGCACCATCGGTCTCGACGAGGTCCCGGACGGCTACCGCGCGATGAACGACCGGGAGGCCCTCAAGGTGCTCATCCGCCCCTGA
- the bsaP gene encoding biotin synthase auxiliary protein BsaP has product MSTVHAREAGAPYCEQCGVPGSEPGHDRCAQRRALEPPRYCPDCARRMVVQIHPTGWTARCSRHGERTG; this is encoded by the coding sequence GTGAGCACCGTCCACGCCCGGGAGGCGGGTGCGCCGTACTGCGAGCAGTGCGGCGTGCCCGGCTCCGAGCCGGGGCACGACCGGTGCGCGCAGCGGCGCGCGCTGGAGCCACCCCGGTACTGCCCGGACTGCGCCCGCCGGATGGTGGTGCAGATCCACCCGACCGGCTGGACGGCCCGGTGCAGCCGGCACGGCGAGCGCACCGGCTGA
- the bioB gene encoding biotin synthase BioB produces MTTARTDVLTVAREQVLEQGTGLTTEQVRTVLDLPDDRLDDLLGLAHEVRMRWCGPDVEVEGIISLKTGGCPEDCHFCSQSGLFATPVRSAWLDIPMLVEAAKQTAKTGATEFCIVAAVRGPDERLMTQVAAGIAAIRDAVDINIACSLGMLTADQVDALAAMGVHRYNHNLETARSHFPNVVTTHTWSERWDTLRMVREAGMEVCCGGIVGMGESLDQRAEFAGQLAELAPDEVPLNFLNPRPGTPFGDLEPMSGPDALRTVAAFRLALPRTILRFAGGREITLGDLGARRGLLGGINAVIVGNYLTTLGRPAESDIDLLGELEMPIKALNETL; encoded by the coding sequence ATGACGACCGCACGGACCGACGTCCTCACCGTCGCCCGCGAGCAGGTCCTCGAACAGGGGACCGGCCTCACCACCGAGCAGGTACGCACGGTGCTCGACCTGCCCGACGACCGTCTCGACGACCTGCTCGGGCTGGCCCACGAGGTGCGCATGCGCTGGTGCGGACCCGACGTCGAGGTCGAGGGGATCATCTCGCTCAAGACCGGCGGCTGCCCGGAGGACTGCCACTTCTGCTCGCAGTCCGGCCTGTTCGCGACGCCGGTGCGGTCGGCGTGGCTGGACATCCCGATGCTGGTCGAGGCCGCGAAGCAGACCGCGAAGACCGGCGCGACGGAGTTCTGCATCGTCGCGGCCGTCCGCGGACCGGACGAGCGGCTCATGACCCAGGTCGCGGCGGGCATCGCGGCGATCCGGGACGCGGTCGACATCAACATCGCCTGCTCGCTGGGGATGCTGACCGCCGACCAGGTGGACGCGCTCGCCGCGATGGGCGTGCACCGCTACAACCACAACCTGGAGACCGCGCGCAGCCACTTCCCGAACGTCGTCACGACGCACACCTGGTCCGAGCGCTGGGACACCCTGCGGATGGTGCGGGAGGCCGGGATGGAGGTGTGCTGCGGCGGCATCGTCGGGATGGGCGAGTCGCTCGACCAGCGCGCCGAGTTCGCCGGGCAGCTCGCCGAGCTGGCCCCGGACGAGGTGCCGCTGAACTTCCTCAACCCGCGCCCCGGCACGCCGTTCGGCGACCTCGAGCCGATGTCCGGACCGGACGCGCTGCGGACGGTCGCGGCGTTCCGGCTGGCGTTGCCGCGCACCATCCTCCGCTTCGCCGGCGGCCGTGAGATCACCCTCGGCGACCTGGGGGCCCGGCGCGGCCTGCTCGGCGGGATCAACGCCGTGATCGTCGGCAACTACCTGACCACGCTGGGCCGGCCCGCCGAGTCCGACATCGACCTGCTCGGTGAGCTGGAGATGCCGATCAAGGCCCTGAACGAGACCCTGTGA
- the bioD gene encoding dethiobiotin synthase, which translates to MSGATGRVVVVTGTGTGVGKTVVTAALAAVAVAAGERVAVLKPAQTGVVPGEPGDADAVAALVPGVTTAELARYPDPLAPATAARRAGRDPVTPRHAVDAARELARTHDLVLVEGAGGLLVRFDDDGGTLAGVAAELGAPVVVVAAAGLGTLNHTGLTVEALAVRGLVCAGVVVGAWPENPDLAARCNLADLPSTTGAPLLGALPAGLGTAEPARFATVASRTLGPDPLSRWQDARS; encoded by the coding sequence ATGAGCGGCGCGACCGGCCGCGTCGTGGTCGTCACCGGGACCGGCACCGGGGTCGGCAAGACCGTCGTGACCGCGGCACTCGCGGCCGTCGCCGTCGCGGCGGGGGAGCGGGTCGCGGTCCTCAAGCCCGCACAGACCGGCGTCGTCCCCGGCGAGCCGGGGGACGCGGACGCCGTCGCCGCCCTGGTACCCGGGGTGACGACCGCCGAGCTGGCCCGCTACCCGGATCCGCTGGCCCCGGCCACGGCCGCCCGCCGGGCCGGGCGGGATCCGGTCACCCCGCGCCACGCCGTCGACGCCGCCCGCGAGCTGGCCCGCACGCACGATCTCGTCCTCGTGGAGGGGGCGGGCGGCCTGCTCGTCCGGTTCGACGACGACGGCGGCACCCTCGCCGGGGTGGCCGCGGAACTCGGCGCGCCGGTGGTCGTCGTCGCGGCGGCCGGGCTCGGCACGCTCAACCACACCGGCCTCACCGTCGAGGCGCTCGCCGTCCGCGGGCTGGTCTGCGCGGGCGTCGTCGTCGGGGCCTGGCCGGAGAACCCCGATCTCGCCGCCCGGTGCAACCTCGCCGACCTGCCGTCGACCACCGGGGCACCGCTGCTGGGAGCGCTCCCGGCCGGGCTGGGGACGGCGGAACCGGCCCGGTTCGCGACGGTTGCGTCGCGCACACTGGGCCCGGATCCGTTGTCCCGCTGGCAGGATGCCAGATCATGA